A region from the Thermodesulfobacteriota bacterium genome encodes:
- a CDS encoding polyprenyl synthetase family protein: MNGNHFLSLVKDDLQRIEAAIAHNLSSHVPFISNVSRYILFSGGKRIRPLLMILSARMCDCHGDHKFDLSAIFEYLHAATLLHDDVVDNAEIRRGKAPAKDVYGNQAVILVGDFLYSKSLFISALQGNIRIMEALLKATTLMAEGEVLQLLNAENLEITEDEYMQVIHRKTAVLMAAACEVGAILGNVPAEKEEAMRSYGENLGIAFQLTDDVLDYTADIKEFGKKVGNDLCEGKVTLPLISALDKSTKADYDKLRELFMQEHISQDDFITARGLIEKYGGFDYAYARAQKSIERARDSLSVFPHSPTKDILLGLADYIITRRK; encoded by the coding sequence GTGAACGGCAATCATTTCTTATCCCTGGTAAAAGATGATCTCCAACGTATTGAGGCGGCTATAGCCCATAATCTGTCCTCCCATGTGCCGTTTATCTCGAACGTCAGCCGCTATATATTATTTAGCGGAGGCAAACGCATTCGTCCGCTCCTGATGATCCTATCGGCCCGGATGTGCGACTGTCACGGTGACCACAAGTTTGACCTGTCCGCCATTTTTGAATATCTCCATGCGGCCACGCTATTACACGATGACGTGGTAGATAATGCGGAAATCCGCAGGGGAAAGGCCCCGGCCAAAGATGTTTATGGAAATCAAGCGGTTATCCTGGTAGGCGATTTCCTTTATTCAAAATCCCTGTTCATTTCTGCCCTCCAGGGCAATATCCGCATCATGGAGGCACTCTTAAAGGCCACCACCCTCATGGCCGAGGGAGAAGTCCTGCAATTACTCAATGCCGAAAACCTTGAAATTACCGAAGATGAATACATGCAGGTTATACATCGCAAGACTGCTGTTCTCATGGCCGCCGCCTGTGAGGTAGGCGCCATCCTGGGCAATGTGCCTGCTGAAAAAGAAGAGGCCATGCGTTCCTATGGTGAAAATCTGGGGATAGCCTTCCAGTTGACCGACGATGTCCTGGACTATACGGCAGACATAAAGGAGTTTGGCAAAAAAGTGGGAAATGATCTGTGTGAGGGCAAGGTCACCCTGCCTCTTATCTCTGCCCTAGATAAGAGCACAAAGGCTGACTATGATAAGCTGAGAGAACTGTTCATGCAGGAGCACATCAGTCAGGATGATTTCATCACCGCACGAGGACTGATTGAAAAATATGGTGGTTTTGACTATGCTTATGCCCGGGCGCAGAAATCGATCGAAAGGGCGAGGGATAGCCTCTCCGTCTTCCCTCACTCCCCGACCAAAGATATACTTCTGGGACTGGCTGATTACATAATTACCCGCCGCAAGTAA
- a CDS encoding PHP domain-containing protein gives MPDLIDLHCHTTASDGSLTPAELVRKAKECGLKAVAITDHDTVEGVGEALAEGQSLDFEVIPGIEISAEIPSGSMHILGYFIDHTSADLLAVLRKLQDSRETRNQRIIEKLHSLHIEVSYAELLRVAGGGQVGRPHIAELLVQKGFVRSLKEAFDIYLKKGRPAYAEKFRLTPAEAIKLITRAGGMAALAHPGSLNKSLEEVEKVVGELEAAGLKGLEVFYTEHAPEQTRGYQRIAGRHHLIPTGGTDYHGAYKPGIELGRGRGSLRIPYELLADMKKKMGR, from the coding sequence ATGCCTGATCTGATCGATCTTCATTGTCATACCACGGCCTCGGATGGAAGTCTGACCCCGGCCGAACTGGTACGCAAGGCGAAGGAATGCGGCCTCAAGGCCGTGGCCATCACCGATCATGATACGGTGGAAGGCGTGGGTGAGGCCTTGGCCGAGGGGCAGAGCCTTGATTTTGAGGTTATACCCGGTATCGAAATCAGCGCGGAGATCCCATCCGGTTCCATGCACATACTGGGTTATTTTATCGACCATACCTCTGCAGATCTGCTTGCGGTGCTCCGGAAACTGCAGGATTCCCGGGAGACCCGTAATCAGCGAATAATAGAAAAACTCCATTCCCTGCATATAGAGGTAAGCTACGCGGAGCTTTTGCGGGTAGCCGGAGGCGGACAGGTGGGCCGGCCGCATATTGCCGAACTCCTTGTCCAGAAGGGGTTTGTCCGCAGTTTAAAAGAGGCCTTTGATATTTATCTCAAAAAGGGGCGGCCGGCTTATGCAGAGAAATTTCGTCTTACGCCGGCAGAGGCCATTAAACTCATTACCCGGGCCGGTGGGATGGCGGCGCTGGCCCATCCCGGCTCTTTAAATAAATCCCTGGAAGAGGTGGAGAAGGTAGTAGGCGAGTTGGAAGCTGCCGGTCTCAAGGGATTGGAGGTCTTCTATACCGAACATGCACCGGAACAGACGCGGGGCTATCAAAGGATCGCCGGCAGGCATCATCTTATACCTACCGGAGGTACGGACTATCATGGGGCCTATAAGCCGGGCATTGAACTGGGCCGGGGGCGGGGGAGTCTGCGCATTCCTTATGAATTGTTGGCTGATATGAAGAAAAAAATGGGCAGGTGA
- the lon gene encoding endopeptidase La has product MTEQKEEIKVEEIRDEGIKWPEEWPVIPVEDTVLFPQMVIPLTISDKKLVKLIDDALSGERLAAVFTTKSEPKGELYDVGTSAQILRMMKVQEDQVRLLVQGVARMRNAGITSTEPYMKARLERLYDKMAKDKEAEALVYNLRNLFQKILELSPHIPSELGTIALNIEDPGTLSDMITSSLNISVSERQDILETLEVKARLEKVMRLVTRQTEILELGRKIHTQVKGEIDKTQREYYLREQLKAIKKELGEKDELSVEIDELRAKVEEKKLPEVVNKEAMRELGRLARMHPSSAEYTVARTYLDWILDLPWHESTEDSLDIAEAQKILDEDHYDLEKVKKRIIEYLAVRKLKADMKGPILCFVGPPGTGKTSLGRSVARAMGRKFMRISLGGVRDEAEIRGHRRTYIGALPGRIIQGIRRAGSNNPVFVLDEIDKLGADFRGDPASALLEVLDPEQNNTFSDHYLDVPFDLSKVMFITTANLLDTVPPALLDRMEVLELPGYTDEEKVRIAQKYLIPRQLAEHGLKPKQVRFEKKAIQKIIREYTREAGLRNLEREVAAICRGIAKKVAAGEMEKFAVRAEAVPEFLGPPQFYSEVADRTAVAGVATGLAWTQAGGEILFIEATKMKGNGRLLLTGKLGEVMKESAETALSFVRSKAKGLGIDEDLFEKNDIHIHVPAGAIPKDGPSAGVAIFTALVSLLTNKPVNSQAAMTGEITLRGRILPVGGIKAKVLAASRAGIKTIILPKRNEKDMEEIPDDVKKDLDFKFLTRMEEVIPIAFAEKGSGRRKGRHA; this is encoded by the coding sequence ATGACTGAACAAAAAGAAGAAATAAAGGTCGAAGAGATACGGGATGAAGGCATTAAATGGCCCGAAGAATGGCCGGTAATTCCGGTGGAAGACACCGTCCTTTTCCCGCAGATGGTTATCCCTTTGACTATATCAGATAAGAAACTGGTCAAGCTCATTGATGATGCCCTTTCCGGCGAGCGCCTGGCGGCCGTATTTACAACCAAGTCTGAACCCAAGGGGGAACTCTATGATGTGGGAACCTCAGCTCAAATCCTGCGCATGATGAAGGTCCAGGAAGACCAGGTGCGCCTGCTGGTGCAGGGGGTGGCCCGCATGCGGAATGCAGGCATAACCTCCACGGAGCCGTATATGAAGGCCCGGTTAGAACGTTTATATGATAAGATGGCTAAAGACAAAGAGGCCGAGGCCCTTGTTTATAACCTGCGCAATCTCTTTCAAAAGATATTGGAATTAAGCCCCCACATCCCTTCTGAATTGGGCACAATTGCCTTAAATATCGAGGATCCGGGGACCCTGTCGGATATGATTACGTCCAGTCTAAATATCTCCGTATCCGAACGCCAGGATATACTGGAGACCCTGGAGGTCAAGGCCAGACTGGAAAAGGTGATGCGGCTGGTTACCCGACAGACAGAGATCCTGGAACTTGGCCGAAAGATACACACCCAGGTCAAGGGGGAAATTGATAAGACGCAGCGGGAATATTACCTGCGGGAGCAGTTAAAGGCTATTAAAAAGGAGTTGGGTGAAAAGGATGAACTGAGCGTCGAGATAGATGAACTGCGGGCTAAGGTAGAGGAGAAGAAGCTTCCCGAGGTAGTAAATAAAGAGGCTATGCGTGAACTCGGCCGTCTGGCCAGGATGCACCCCTCTTCGGCCGAATATACGGTAGCCAGGACATATCTGGACTGGATTCTGGATCTGCCCTGGCATGAAAGCACCGAGGATAGTCTGGACATAGCGGAGGCCCAGAAGATATTGGACGAAGATCATTATGATCTGGAGAAGGTAAAAAAACGGATTATTGAGTATCTGGCGGTAAGAAAGCTCAAGGCCGACATGAAGGGTCCCATCCTATGTTTTGTCGGGCCGCCCGGCACAGGTAAGACTTCCCTGGGACGATCTGTGGCCAGGGCCATGGGGAGAAAGTTTATGCGTATCTCCCTGGGCGGGGTGCGGGATGAAGCAGAGATCCGGGGGCACCGGAGAACCTATATCGGGGCCTTGCCCGGCCGTATTATCCAGGGCATACGTCGGGCCGGTTCCAACAATCCGGTTTTTGTCCTGGATGAGATAGACAAGCTTGGCGCCGATTTCAGGGGAGATCCGGCCTCGGCCCTCCTGGAGGTGTTGGACCCGGAACAAAATAATACGTTTTCCGATCATTACCTGGATGTTCCGTTTGACCTCTCCAAGGTTATGTTCATTACGACCGCCAACCTCCTGGATACGGTTCCGCCTGCCCTTCTCGATCGTATGGAGGTCCTGGAATTGCCGGGTTACACTGACGAAGAGAAGGTGCGGATCGCCCAGAAATACCTTATTCCCAGGCAACTGGCTGAACATGGTCTGAAACCTAAACAGGTGCGTTTTGAGAAGAAGGCCATACAGAAGATTATAAGAGAATATACCCGTGAGGCCGGCTTGAGGAATCTGGAGCGGGAGGTGGCGGCTATTTGCCGCGGCATTGCCAAGAAAGTGGCTGCCGGTGAGATGGAGAAGTTTGCAGTGCGTGCCGAGGCGGTGCCGGAGTTTCTGGGACCACCCCAGTTTTACTCGGAGGTGGCGGATCGTACGGCTGTGGCCGGGGTGGCTACCGGACTGGCTTGGACACAGGCCGGCGGTGAGATCCTTTTCATTGAGGCGACAAAAATGAAAGGCAATGGCCGGTTGTTGCTCACCGGCAAGTTGGGCGAGGTGATGAAAGAGTCGGCGGAAACAGCCTTGAGCTTTGTCCGCTCCAAGGCCAAGGGCCTGGGAATTGACGAGGATTTGTTTGAGAAAAATGATATACACATCCATGTGCCAGCGGGCGCTATACCTAAAGACGGGCCTTCTGCCGGCGTGGCCATATTTACCGCCCTGGTGTCTCTTCTGACCAATAAGCCGGTCAATAGCCAGGCAGCTATGACCGGGGAGATAACTCTGCGTGGCCGCATCCTGCCGGTGGGGGGTATAAAGGCCAAGGTCCTGGCGGCCAGCCGGGCCGGGATAAAGACGATTATTCTTCCAAAGCGAAACGAGAAGGATATGGAAGAGATACCGGATGATGTTAAAAAGGACCTGGATTTTAAGTTCTTGACAAGAATGGAAGAGGTTATCCCCATAGCCTTTGCTGAGAAAGGTTCCGGTCGGCGGAAAGGTCGGCATGCCTGA
- a CDS encoding flavodoxin family protein, protein MKVIGIYSSPRTGGNSDLLLKEMLRGAAEVGASVEEIFLRELHFAPCMECSSCNETGECVVQDDMQLIYPGLESADRVIIASPVFFYSVTAQLKAMIDRCQALWCKKAYLRQIPALEVSGRKGFFLSVGGTKGKNLFDCSVTTVRVFFESIGITFEGYLGYRQIDHKGAILEHPAALAEAFKAGKRLCRE, encoded by the coding sequence TTGAAAGTAATCGGCATCTATTCCAGCCCGCGGACCGGCGGCAATTCGGATCTGCTCCTTAAGGAGATGCTGCGCGGGGCTGCTGAGGTTGGGGCATCAGTTGAAGAAATATTTCTCCGGGAGTTACACTTTGCTCCCTGTATGGAATGTAGTTCCTGCAACGAGACCGGCGAATGCGTGGTCCAGGATGATATGCAGTTGATCTATCCCGGGCTGGAATCGGCAGACCGCGTAATTATTGCTTCACCGGTATTTTTCTACAGTGTTACGGCCCAGCTTAAGGCTATGATCGACCGCTGTCAGGCCCTGTGGTGCAAGAAGGCCTATCTCCGCCAGATTCCAGCGCTGGAGGTGAGTGGCCGCAAGGGTTTTTTCCTGTCTGTGGGCGGCACCAAGGGCAAAAATCTTTTTGATTGCTCGGTCACCACGGTGCGTGTCTTTTTTGAATCCATCGGCATCACCTTTGAGGGATACCTTGGTTATCGCCAGATTGACCACAAAGGGGCCATACTGGAACATCCCGCCGCTCTGGCCGAGGCCTTTAAGGCTGGAAAGAGGCTTTGCCGGGAATGA
- a CDS encoding MBL fold metallo-hydrolase — translation MIEVIVLGSGTGVPSLRRAAPATCVRYNNYILLLDCGSGMLRQLLKVGISPEQIDAIFLSHFHPDHVGDLVPFLFVTKYNLGYQRTVPFTILAHGRVTSLYEDMKSAFGHWVMPPSGLMQIQELETATEKTVSLGGLKLSFSPVPHTPESLAVRIDTEDGRSIVYSGDTDYSAGLVQLVRRADLFICECSCPEGMKVEGHLTPSLAGRMAAEAGCKRLMLTHLYPICDDSNLIEPCRRHYDGELIIAEDLLRLVI, via the coding sequence ATGATCGAGGTTATCGTACTTGGTTCCGGTACCGGTGTCCCGTCTCTGCGCCGGGCCGCGCCCGCTACCTGTGTTCGGTACAACAATTATATACTGCTTCTCGATTGTGGCTCGGGTATGCTGCGTCAGCTACTAAAGGTTGGGATTTCCCCTGAACAAATCGACGCTATTTTCTTGAGCCATTTTCATCCCGATCATGTGGGAGACTTGGTCCCCTTTCTTTTTGTGACCAAATATAACCTCGGCTACCAGCGCACCGTACCATTTACTATATTAGCGCATGGCCGGGTTACCAGCCTGTATGAAGACATGAAGAGCGCCTTCGGCCATTGGGTGATGCCGCCGTCAGGCCTCATGCAGATTCAAGAATTGGAGACAGCTACAGAAAAGACCGTTTCTCTGGGAGGTCTGAAACTGAGTTTTTCTCCAGTGCCGCACACCCCTGAGAGTCTGGCCGTCCGTATCGATACAGAGGATGGCCGGTCAATAGTCTATTCCGGGGATACGGATTATTCAGCCGGTTTGGTTCAGTTAGTCAGGCGGGCGGATCTGTTTATCTGCGAGTGCTCGTGTCCTGAAGGTATGAAGGTGGAAGGACATCTGACCCCCTCTCTGGCCGGCCGGATGGCTGCGGAAGCCGGTTGCAAGCGGCTGATGCTGACGCATCTTTATCCAATCTGCGATGATAGTAATTTAATCGAACCCTGCCGCCGCCATTATGATGGTGAATTAATTATAGCCGAAGACCTTCTCAGGCTTGTTATTTGA